One window of Henckelia pumila isolate YLH828 unplaced genomic scaffold, ASM3356847v2 CTG_525:::fragment_3, whole genome shotgun sequence genomic DNA carries:
- the LOC140873133 gene encoding two-component response regulator ORR9-like, translated as MGMAAADSQFHVLAVDDSLIDRKLIERLLKTSSYQVTTVDSGTKALEFLGWHEDEINNLSSTSPFPKNQLVEVNLVITDYCMPGMTGYDLLRKIKESSSLRNIPVVIMSSENVPSRITRCLEEGAEEFFLKPVRISDVNKLRPHIMKTRSWNDSEEGPEKNEKQDSPSSSSSPPSSSEETSSQMLAQSQPHYEQTTQSSNNNNNKRKSMDEGISSPDRTRPRYNDLTLVSN; from the exons ATGGGTATGGCCGCAGCCGATTCTCAATTCCATGTTCTTGCAGTCGATGATAGCTTGATTGATAGAAAACTCATCGAGAGATTATTAAAGACTTCTTCTTATCAAG TTACTACAGTTGATTCTGGTACCAAAGCTTTAGAATTTCTCGGTTGGCATGAAGATGAAATCAACAACTTAAGTTCAACCTCCCCATTTCCCAAAAATCAG TTGGTGGAAGTGAACCTTGTTATTACAGACTACTGTATGCCTGGAATGACTGGCTACGATTTGCTGAGGAAAATTAAG GAATCGTCGTCTCTAAGAAACATACCAGTAGTTATCATGTCATCCGAGAATGTTCCTTCGAGAATTACAAG ATGCTTAGAAGAAGGAGCagaagaattttttttgaagCCAGTAAGAATATCAGATGTAAATAAGCTGAGGCCACATATCATGAAAACCAGAAGTTGGAATGATTCAGAAGAAGGCCCTGAAAAAAATGAGAAACAAGATTCACCTTCGTCGTCTTCGTCGCCTCCGTCGTCGTCCGAGGAAACCTCGTCACAGATGTTGGCACAATCACAACCACATTACGAGCAAACAACACAATCTAGTaataacaacaataacaagagAAAATCAATGGATGAAGGGATTTCGTCACCGGACAGAACAAGGCCGAGATACAATGATCTCACTTTGGTGTCAAATTAA